ataggtctcacttaggcaaactaCTAGGTAATTAACCAACTGTATCAGTTTGATAACTACATCCAGACagggctaattcggactccttatctgaaaaaatatgtgataaatcagcctgtccTGCGCCTTAATTTATTAAAGACCgaaccagtacttgtaagtcatgctaaataacttGCAACTTTGAATGAGGAGACCTACTTGAGCCTTAATTGCTATTTGTTCACCCTTTAACTGTTGTTTgtttttgcttgtcgcctagatttttatccttttgaaactctggaaaagccccaactccctccccattaggattagtagtctcaaatgcctctGGGACTAATAGGATCGGGACGgttaatagcatgcaataagtaacgataccattctgcactttaataccttaacagggtgggaagggtagttGTGGATATAATGACcagtgcactaataccacgtgtagcccctcttttgaggagtgattatcgggtattgcattgatgtgatctatagtaatcataaacctaggatcCCCCCCCCCTTCCCTTTTATTTGTTTTCACCTATTCCTTGTAGAATTGTTTAAATCTTTCATCAAATTCCTGCCCCCTTTTACCCTTTCTCAAGTTTCGACTTACTTGCAATGTTGTATGTGAACCCCTTCTTACTTGatcccttaattgcttatttgattatgtgaagtcacaattgtaacatggccgggaaccacactagtggattttgaggggtgcctaacaccttcccctcgagataatttctaacccttacccaaactctggttcttcaaactcaaacccttcttagtgtcctaatgcacttaatcattaggtggcgactcttcaaattccaaaacccaattcccaaaaaggaacgagttgtcctcccaaatgtcacaagcccgatttcgctttttttagaaaaagggggcgcgatagatggttcatggagggcgaaccggggtcgtgacaggatgattttggatggttaacggataaGTTAAGAAGTGGGATTTTTCAGCTGAAGTTGTTGCTTCTGATGTTTCTGCACCTGCAgagtggggaccgcaggtgcaaagaTCTCAAATGCGGGAAGCAACCGTAGATGCGAAATTTGTCGCAGGAGCGGAGGATTTGGCCGCACCTACGAGCCCGTAGGTGCAAGGCATGGGGCACATGTGCAGAAGATGGAGATTTAAGTGAAATGCGCAGATGCGGCATTTGGACCGCAAGTGCGTAAATTGGGCCGCAAATGCAGAAGTGctaggcagaatgtataaaaaggccccttcgcgaattttggtcaTTCTTCATCATTTTGCATTCGGGTTTGGAGTTTTTGGGAgcaatttgaagagggattcaagagggtTTTCACTGAGGTGAGTAATTTGAGCCTTAATACTCGTGATTTTGGTAGTTGTTTGTggtttaatcatgtaattagtgGTGATTAAGGGTGaaatgaggggttagggcttgggattttggagagttttgattgagggtttgaggggtcatatggagtcggattttggtaaattttgtatgtatggactcgtgagaggataaagattctagttttgtaatttttattggatttcgagacgtgggcccaggggtcgggttttgccaatttcgggaattttgaAAATTTTTGCGGGGGcttgttcctttagcatgtattGACGATATAATTCTGATTTTCGATAGATTCGGGGCAATTTGAGTCTgagttgagaggcaagggcatcacagGTTAGAGTTTTGtcctgtttgaggtaagtaatgactgtaaatcttgtcctgaggatatgaaaccTTGGATTTCATACTGTTTCACTACTTTAGGTGATGTACACGCTAACTAATGAGCATGAGGGGCGTGcgccgttggggattgtgacttggtctgtcccgtacgactattaagtcatATATTttactgaaaactatttgatactattgtttttggaaagtattactatattttgggctaaatgccatatttgggcctcgtgccaagctgtttggacccttatgggctttttactactattcctcactgttttgatttcaTATATGTGctcagtcatgctgtgttttactgatttcataactcagccttattgctctattttgatgcatataaatgatattttaggctgagTGCCCTGTTTTACTATTAGccaagtggcttgagaggtttctgactgagtgaagccgagagcctgttttgtgaggatattatgggatcgggctttGCACCGCAGCAGGTTATTCTGATTCATTgttatgtgaggccgagggcctaattgatttatgccacaaggtggcttgttgttatgaggccgaggacctgactgatttatgccacgagatggcttgttatagcgcttgggctgtagaagcccctctggagtctaaacacccccagtgagcatgggtaccctgagtgagtgatataatGTTGCCCGGGGGActaattacgagtgattgtgaggtagctcgagtggctggttctgattgatgttatgcccgaggggcgatttatGATACATGTCTTGCCGAGGGCTATTTACGACTttcatcatttttattttaaacttCATTAAATCTCTGTTGAAACTGTTATAAAGAcatttttcaaaggattttttTACTGAAATTCAATTTTAACGAGATGATTGATTTATATACTATTTTGGAAACATCCTGTACTTACTGTGATGTTATGACAtggattatgtgttttcttactgctcagtctttatttacttttattacttactgagttggcatactcacattactccttgtacCTTATGTGTagatttaggtatttctgaacccggtagcgggtgttgatcaCTCAGTGGCAGATCCATCGGAGTTAGTAAGGTAGTTTCCTGGTGTTCGCGACCTTGATCTTCTCCCTCTCATCTTCCTTAGACTGTTTTAGTATTTTCCAGACTGTGGTAGttttcgttgtattcagaccttagtagatgctcgtgacttgtgacatcccGATGTCAGGCTTGTGTTTTCTTTCCGCACTTGTTATTTAAACTCATGTTATgggattttatttaatttatagtCTGAACCCTTCCTTTTATGAAatattggtttgatttgggattgtgtcggctggtctagtttcacgataggcgctatCATGACCGGGACGGTTTTGTGGTCGTGAcatggtgatatcgaggtccaaacggATTTCTGAGACCGAAATAGTTCCATGATGTCATTTAAGAtctgcacgcaaaatttggtgtcattctgagtagtataagtacatttCGGCACactggaagtaaattgaagaacttcaagttcataagtttgattcaattggcaTGTTGGACGGGCCTCGGGAGCCCCGAGCATCAGTCGGACGAGGCCCGGACCAAGTTGAAAGTTGGAGCAAGACTGAAGCTCCAgctgctgtcataaccacacctacgATCGGTCAGCCGCAGGTGCATGATTGCAGGTGCGGGCCAAGCACCGCAGAAGCAGCCAAGGAAGGGCAGCCCAGATACCACAGAAGCGGCTCCCTTTCCGCATAAGCGAGAACGTAGGAACGGGAGTCCGTCCGAAGATGCGACCCCAGCCAACCCAGCCCATTTCCACAGAAGTGGACCCTTGTCCGCAGAAGTGGGGGCGCAAATGCCGCCCAGTGACTGCAGGTGCGGAAAAGCTGGAGGCAATGCACTTTATttaatatgggacttaggcattTTTGATTCATTTTCActccattgttgggcgatttttggagctttttgagagggattttcatctagcttttggaggtaagtaatttctaccatATGTTAGTTAAGTActtagattatgggtagattaacatatatatatatatatcatgggtttagatgaaaaacctagggtttGACAAGAATGAGATTTTTACCACGAAAGTGACCATGAAACTTAGTtataatcatatatttatgttccttaggttatgggtaacaacttccttcgaaaatttCTAGAATCCGAGCACGTGTGCCCGGAGGTGAATTTTAAGAATCTTGCCTttggggttgggtaatcactttaatagttagaatatgaacttttgaacctATAATGATAggtttttacactatttgaataattttggattgttcggctccgatttgagggtttgagcgcattctcTAGTATGGAAGTAGGCTTTgaagcaaggtaagtctcttttctaaccttgtaagagaaaaATATTCCCTATAGGTGAACTTAATTGATATGTGATTATTTGtggggggctacatacgcacgaaGTGACAAGAgttcgtacgtagctactattcctaTTATGTCTGGGTAGTTTTAGatttacaccatgctttgtggacaCCATTACTTGCTTGTACGTGCTAAATGTAACAAAAGGAATTTAGTTGAGGATTGCTAAGGATTTAAAggtcttcaagttgaattgtctttatttttaaaaagaatcaagaaagagttatgatttaaataataaaattatactGGACCacgtcgcacgtatgattcgcgagcggggttaTATTTTGACcacgtcacatgtatgattcgcgagtggggtaaatagatgcatctatagtttgcgttgttcgaccctcgacagtgcacagtttatatttatgttggatcgggccgaacaTCCTCGGTGGTATTTGTGTGTTATAATAGAACTGGAACTCTTTATAGTTGTATAATTTGCTGCTTGAAAGGTTACTTATTTTTAAATGAATAAAGTGCCTTGAATACTCAAATATTATGGAAGAAATTTCCAGTTATTATTCTTATTTTGAGCTTATTCTTATCTACATACATTATGGTTTAAAATTGAAACTTCATATTATTATCTTGTTGGCCCTaataagtgtcggagtcgacccctcgtcactacttcttcaaggttagatGAGATAATTACTGagtacatatttttatgtactcacgctacacttttgTACTTGATTGTACATGATTTGAGGCAGGTAAATCTGGCCACCAGTCCGGCACTCAGACTTGACTCCCCAGCTTGAGACTTCCCGGTGAACTGCCCTTTTGAGTCGTTCTGCTGCAGCTGGAGTCTCTCTTATGTCtttattttctgtctatttctTTCAACACAGTAGGCTAGCATAGTTTTTTATATTCTACCAGATTGCCCACATACtagtgacaccaggtcttggcacacacactagtagacttatgattttggttTACTTAAATGACTACAATTCGTatttattgcttccatttatttacgcttaaattttaaaatcctaaatttttaTCAAATAAGGAGAAGCTATCACTTACTAATTATTTAAGAGAATTCACTAGTTgatcagtgttggcttgcctaacaacggtgttgggcaTCATCACGGCCTATAatagaatttgggtcgtgacatgactATCACAAAATAGTGTGATACTTTCTTGACTAATACCAAGCTCTCTAAGCAAACCTTGAAGTCAAATTGCATCCTTTACAGCCTCCATAATTGACATGTACTCTACCTCAGTAGTAGATAAAGCATccgttgactgcaaagtagacttctaACTAACTTGTGTATTTGCAAAAGTGAAAATATAACTAGCAGTTGATCTACGATTTTCCAAATCACCTGCATAATCCAagtcacaatatccaaccatATACTAACTATCTTCCTGCTCAAAATCAATCTAACATCTACAGTATTacgaatataccgtagaatccctTTCActgcttgccaatgctcctttcctagATCATGCATATACCTGCTTACAACTCTAATAGCATGTGAAATATCAGGTCTTGTGCAAATCATtacatacatcaagctaccaacgaCATTCGCATATGGTACtcttgacatatactctcgttcagcttcattcATCAGCTCTGATAGCATGTGAAATATCAAATCTTGTGCAAATAGTTGCATACATCATATGATACTCTTGACATAGCAACACTAAGCTTAAAGTGAGGAGCAAGCAGAGTGCTAACCGATTTCGTATTCTCATTCATGTCAAATCGATTTATTACTCTCTTCAAGTATTCTTTATGAGATAGATAGAGTTTCTTTGAATGTCTATCTCTttttatctccatgccaagattTTCTTCGcatcacccaaatccttcatctcaaaCTCCTTTcttagttgaatcttcaacttctcAATTCCTTTTGACttttggaagctatcaacatatcatcaacgtaCAAGAGAAGATATATGAAGGGTCCGTCTTCAAGCTTGTACAAATACACATAATGATCGTGTTTGCTTCTTTATACttttgccgcaacataaacttgtcaaattATTTGTACCATTGTATAggagattgtttcaatccgtacaatgatttttcaagtttgcacaccatattttcctttccaataactttgaatccttctggatGAGTCATATAGATTTTCTCTTTCAAGTCTCCATataaaaatgcagtttttacatTTAACTGAAATAGTTCCAAATTCCACTGTTCTACCAAAGCCAAcaaaattctaatggatgagtgTTTCACTATTGGAGAAAACACCTCATTATAAttaattccctccttttgagcgtATCCTTTGCCCACCAATATTGcttgtagcgaacatcttcttggttaggaaatccttctttctttacAAATACTCATTTGTActcaattgctttctttcccttcggaaAATTGGCCAATTTTCATGTGCGATTCTCATGAAGGGACTGCATTTcttcattcatggcaatcctccacttatcttcttctgaactttggactgcatctttataagtggtaggaataCCATCAACTACAATTGAGGGTGCACAAGCCACCGGCGGTCAGGTTtctttattgttctttttggcttGCTGGTTGTTATTGATTTAAGTTGTTGTttaggttcctgagttggaatctccctctctactggATTTTCTTCCAGAGGAAAATCTTCTGTTGTTTCCTCGTTTTCTCCCTACATTGGGAAAATTAATTTTCCCTCGAACTCCACCTACTTTGAAACACTATCAGCTTGTTTGATATCATCAATTGTCACCTTATCTATTATGGCATATTCATCAAAGGTAATATATTTGCTGAATATAATTTTTACTGTCTCTGAACACCATAAgtgatatcctttgactccaaaGGTAATGCCCATAAACATAGCTTTCTCtcggatccaattttgactctttcACATGATAGTATTCAATTGAGACAAATATATGCAAAAAATTATAATCttcagcaggttttccatactaTTTTTCATGTGGTGTCTTGCCACAAATAGCGGCAGATGGTAAACGATTAATGTGGTGACATAGATATGTTATTGCCTCAgtccaaaattctttgcccaagccagtaTTGGACAATAATACATCGAACCTTATCCAGCAAAGTCTGGTTCATACATtatgccactccattctgttatGTATTTCTGACGGTGAAATGTCTCAAAATGCCATCATCTTCACAAATTTTATAGTAAAGATTATTTTTGTATTATCCACCATTGTCCATTATCTTTCTGCCTGTTTGAGTCTCTATAATCtccttccatttgagaaaaattcccagcacctCATCTTTGGTTTTCAtagtatacacccacactcttcggaaAAAGTCATCAATAAAGGTTACATAATAGTATTTCCCACCTATTGAAGGTGTTTTGGAAtcaccccaaacatcagagtgaaCATAATCCAAAATAACTTTAGTATTATGAATAGTTGTTCCAAATTTTGCCCTTGTCTGTTTCCccttgacacaatgctcacaaaactcaaAACTGCAAGTCTTTACTCTTTTTAACAATTCTTGATCTGATAAAATTTTCAAAGATTTTCCtctagcatgtcccaagcgcatgtgccatagcttggttgcttccgCCTCCTTGTCATTATTGGATGTCATTGTTGTTGTCCCAATAATTGTACTACCGTGATAGTGGTACATGTTATTATTTCGACAAATt
This genomic stretch from Nicotiana sylvestris chromosome 9, ASM39365v2, whole genome shotgun sequence harbors:
- the LOC138878657 gene encoding secreted RxLR effector protein 161-like, with amino-acid sequence MNEAEREYMSRVPYANVVGSLMYVMICTRPDISHAIRVVSRYMHDLGKEHWQAVKGILRYIRNTVDVRLILSRKIVSIWLDIVTWIMQSTDALSTTEVEYMSIMEAVKDAI